Proteins encoded together in one Sulfitobacter pontiacus window:
- a CDS encoding RSP_2647 family RNA methyltransferase: protein MTTPLSPPASTDPSDLPVVRLLPKANARAIRHGFPWVYANEMVTDRRTKALAPGSLALLEDSARQVMGVVAVNPASKIFCRMLDQNAQAVVNQNWFEAHINRAVQLRDQMYDAPYYRLIHAEADGLPGVVIDRFGDTAVIQANAAWADVHINALTAALVEQTGVRHVLKNASGRTRSLEGLDDVSGVLHGEAPSAPVQVPMNGAIYMADLTGGQKTGLFYDQRPNHAFAANLSKGKRVLDVFAHVGGFSLAALANGASSAVAVDGSAPALELAQQGAEAMGVTDRFATRQGDAFDILTALRAEGEEFDVVICDPPAFAPGNPALEAGLRAYERVARLAAQLVAENGVLGLCSCSHAADLTQFRTASVRGIGRAGRRAALLHTGFAGPDHPQLPQLAETGYLKSLFFRL from the coding sequence ATGACAACGCCCCTTTCCCCTCCCGCTTCGACCGACCCTTCCGATTTGCCTGTGGTGCGCCTGCTGCCCAAGGCGAATGCCCGCGCCATCCGGCACGGGTTTCCCTGGGTTTATGCCAACGAAATGGTCACCGACCGACGCACCAAGGCGCTTGCGCCCGGCAGTCTCGCGCTGCTGGAAGACAGCGCCCGTCAGGTGATGGGGGTGGTCGCGGTGAACCCGGCCTCCAAGATCTTCTGCCGGATGCTGGACCAGAACGCGCAAGCCGTGGTGAACCAGAACTGGTTCGAGGCCCATATCAATCGCGCCGTGCAACTGCGTGACCAGATGTATGACGCGCCCTATTACCGGTTGATCCACGCCGAAGCCGATGGGTTGCCCGGTGTGGTGATCGACCGCTTTGGCGATACGGCCGTCATTCAGGCCAACGCCGCATGGGCCGATGTGCATATCAATGCGCTGACAGCAGCGCTGGTGGAACAAACCGGCGTGCGCCATGTGCTCAAGAACGCGTCGGGCCGGACCCGCAGCCTTGAAGGGCTGGATGACGTAAGCGGTGTGCTGCATGGCGAGGCCCCAAGCGCGCCTGTGCAAGTGCCGATGAACGGTGCTATCTATATGGCTGACCTCACCGGCGGCCAGAAAACCGGCCTGTTCTACGACCAACGCCCGAACCACGCCTTCGCGGCGAACCTGTCCAAAGGCAAACGCGTGCTGGATGTCTTCGCCCATGTTGGGGGGTTCTCACTCGCCGCGCTGGCAAATGGCGCGTCTTCTGCGGTTGCGGTCGATGGATCGGCGCCCGCGCTTGAATTGGCGCAGCAGGGCGCGGAGGCTATGGGCGTCACGGACCGCTTTGCCACGCGCCAGGGCGACGCCTTTGACATCCTGACAGCACTGCGGGCGGAAGGCGAAGAGTTCGACGTGGTGATCTGCGATCCGCCCGCCTTCGCCCCCGGTAACCCCGCGCTTGAAGCCGGTCTGCGCGCCTATGAACGTGTGGCGCGTCTGGCGGCGCAACTGGTGGCCGAAAACGGCGTGCTGGGTCTGTGTTCCTGTTCCCATGCGGCGGATCTGACGCAGTTCCGCACCGCATCTGTGCGCGGTATCGGTCGTGCGGGACGGCGCGCGGCGCTGCTGCATACCGGTTTCGCCGGTCCTGACCACCCGCAGCTGCCGCAACTGGCCGAGACGGGATACCTCAAGTCGTTGTTCTTCCGCCTGTAA
- a CDS encoding RSP_2648 family PIN domain-containing protein, producing the protein MALRILIDACVLYPTVMREMVMGAARAGVFEPLWSARLLEEWARAAIKLGPEGEAQARAEIALLRAAWPKAEVPPSPGVAARLYLPDENDVHVLAAAITGHADIIMTLNAKDFPRGTLAEEGLARVDPDSYLHGVWLAQPQAMEAVAAHVLEEARRLSGHPWEMRPLLKKARLPRLAKALG; encoded by the coding sequence ATGGCGCTGCGCATCCTGATCGACGCTTGCGTGCTCTATCCAACCGTCATGCGCGAGATGGTGATGGGCGCGGCGCGGGCGGGGGTGTTTGAACCGCTGTGGTCCGCGCGCCTGTTGGAAGAATGGGCGCGCGCCGCGATCAAGCTTGGCCCCGAGGGCGAGGCACAGGCCCGCGCAGAGATCGCCTTACTGCGCGCCGCCTGGCCCAAGGCGGAAGTGCCCCCGAGCCCCGGTGTGGCGGCACGGCTGTACCTGCCGGATGAAAACGACGTGCACGTGCTGGCCGCCGCGATCACCGGCCATGCCGATATTATCATGACGCTGAATGCCAAGGATTTCCCCCGTGGCACCTTGGCTGAAGAGGGGTTGGCGCGGGTCGATCCCGACAGCTACTTACACGGCGTCTGGCTGGCGCAGCCGCAGGCGATGGAAGCTGTCGCCGCCCATGTTCTGGAAGAGGCACGCCGTCTGTCAGGCCACCCGTGGGAGATGCGACCGTTGCTGAAGAAAGCAAGGCTGCCGCGGCTGGCAAAGGCGCTTGGTTAA
- a CDS encoding M48 family metalloprotease translates to MIRILPILLAVLYGLAMYRFSAWRTAKELDDKSTELLDPALREMTSKLASALDLPRIKVHIYEVAPVNGLAAPDGRIFITRGFYEKFKSGAVTAEELASVIAHELGHVALGHSRRRMIDFSGQNAMRAALGMILGRILPGVGIWIANMLATLLAARLSRSDEYEADAYAAALLTKAGIGIAPQISLFEKLEALTQSNHGTAPAWLLSHPKTADRIDALTALRSAWDR, encoded by the coding sequence ATGATCCGCATCCTCCCCATCCTTCTCGCCGTGCTCTACGGGCTTGCCATGTATCGCTTTTCCGCTTGGCGCACCGCGAAAGAGCTGGATGACAAATCGACAGAACTGCTCGACCCTGCCCTGCGCGAGATGACATCGAAACTGGCCAGCGCCCTCGATCTGCCGCGGATCAAGGTGCATATCTACGAAGTCGCCCCCGTCAATGGTCTTGCCGCCCCCGATGGGCGGATCTTCATTACCCGCGGTTTTTACGAGAAATTCAAATCCGGTGCCGTCACCGCCGAGGAGCTCGCGAGTGTGATTGCACATGAGCTCGGCCATGTGGCCTTGGGGCATTCACGAAGACGGATGATCGATTTTTCTGGGCAGAATGCCATGCGCGCGGCGCTTGGGATGATCTTGGGGCGTATCCTCCCCGGTGTCGGTATCTGGATCGCCAATATGCTGGCGACGCTCCTGGCCGCGCGCCTGTCGCGCAGCGATGAATACGAGGCGGACGCCTATGCCGCCGCCTTGCTAACCAAAGCGGGTATCGGCATCGCGCCACAGATTTCCTTGTTCGAGAAGCTGGAGGCACTGACCCAAAGCAACCACGGCACCGCCCCCGCCTGGCTGCTGAGCCACCCGAAGACCGCAGACAGGATCGACGCGCTCACTGCGCTGCGATCCGCCTGGGATCGTTAA
- a CDS encoding OsmC family protein has product MIKKSGSAKWTGNLKEGKGHVSTQTGVISDQPYGFNTRFEGKDGTNPEELIGAAHASCFSMALSMILEDYDLVADSIETKATVFLEQKDGGFHVPTIHLDVECVIPDATQEQFEEATKTAKENCPISKLMTADITMDAKLS; this is encoded by the coding sequence ATGATCAAGAAATCAGGCTCCGCAAAATGGACAGGCAACCTCAAAGAGGGCAAAGGCCATGTCTCCACCCAGACCGGCGTGATCAGTGACCAACCCTACGGCTTTAACACCCGTTTCGAAGGCAAAGACGGCACCAACCCCGAAGAGCTGATCGGCGCGGCCCACGCGTCCTGTTTTTCGATGGCGCTGTCAATGATCCTTGAAGACTACGATCTGGTCGCCGATAGCATCGAAACCAAGGCCACCGTCTTCCTTGAACAAAAAGACGGCGGCTTCCACGTGCCGACGATCCACCTTGACGTTGAATGTGTCATTCCCGATGCCACACAAGAGCAGTTCGAAGAGGCGACCAAAACCGCCAAGGAAAACTGCCCCATCTCCAAACTGATGACCGCCGACATCACGATGGACGCAAAACTATCCTGA
- a CDS encoding VWA domain-containing protein, whose translation MFLPFFDQLRQHKVPVSMREFLAFLDGMAAGLATYDVDAFYYLARTSMVKDERNIDKFDRAFAAAFSGLENISLDDVMEAVDIPHEWLEKMAEKHLTPEEKAEIEAAGGFDKLMETLRKRLEEQKGRHQGGNKWVGTAGTSPFGAYGYNPEGVRIGQNESRHQRAVKVWDKREFKNLDDTVELGTRNIKVALKRLRRWARDGANDELDLGGTIRATAEHGYLDVKTRPERRNAVKVLLFLDVGGSMDPHIKTVEELFSAAKSEFKHLEHFYFHNCLYEGVWRDNRRRWTEQLDTMEVLRTYGPDYKCIFVGDASMSPYEIAYPGGANEHWNAEAGSVWLSRAREQWNSNLWINPIPEKYWPYTQSIKMVQEIFGAEAMVPMTLEGLSRGMKTLTR comes from the coding sequence ATGTTTCTGCCGTTCTTTGACCAACTGCGCCAACACAAGGTGCCGGTGTCCATGCGCGAGTTTCTCGCCTTTCTCGACGGGATGGCAGCCGGGCTCGCGACCTATGATGTCGATGCCTTCTACTATCTCGCGCGCACCAGCATGGTCAAAGACGAACGCAACATCGACAAATTCGACCGCGCCTTTGCGGCTGCCTTCTCGGGCCTTGAAAACATCAGCCTCGACGATGTGATGGAGGCCGTGGACATCCCGCACGAGTGGCTGGAGAAAATGGCCGAAAAGCACCTCACCCCCGAGGAAAAGGCCGAGATCGAGGCCGCGGGCGGTTTTGACAAGCTGATGGAGACGCTGCGCAAACGGCTCGAGGAACAGAAAGGCCGCCATCAGGGGGGCAATAAATGGGTTGGCACCGCAGGCACCTCGCCCTTCGGGGCCTATGGCTACAACCCCGAAGGCGTGCGCATCGGCCAGAATGAATCGCGCCACCAGCGTGCGGTCAAGGTCTGGGACAAACGCGAATTCAAGAACCTCGACGACACGGTCGAACTGGGCACCCGCAACATCAAGGTCGCGCTGAAACGTCTGCGCCGGTGGGCCCGTGACGGTGCCAATGACGAACTTGATCTGGGCGGCACCATCCGTGCGACGGCTGAACACGGCTACCTCGATGTCAAAACCCGACCCGAGCGGCGCAACGCGGTCAAGGTGCTGCTGTTCCTGGATGTGGGTGGTTCTATGGATCCGCATATCAAAACCGTCGAAGAACTGTTCAGCGCTGCCAAGTCCGAATTCAAACACCTCGAACACTTCTACTTCCACAACTGCCTGTATGAAGGCGTCTGGCGCGACAACCGCCGCCGCTGGACAGAACAGCTGGACACGATGGAAGTGCTGCGCACCTACGGGCCGGATTACAAATGCATCTTTGTGGGCGACGCGTCCATGTCCCCTTACGAAATCGCCTACCCCGGTGGCGCCAATGAACACTGGAACGCCGAGGCCGGATCGGTCTGGCTCTCTCGGGCGCGCGAACAATGGAACAGCAACCTCTGGATCAACCCGATCCCCGAGAAATACTGGCCCTACACACAATCCATCAAGATGGTGCAGGAAATCTTTGGCGCAGAGGCAATGGTGCCCATGACCCTCGAGGGGCTGAGCCGCGGGATGAAGACCCTGACCCGGTAA
- a CDS encoding DUF2927 domain-containing protein, translating to MKKYLLLPLMLAISACVPASHPGVVTRAAMEPASTSSLPAMKRFTVHQSLPAPRSNNDLSLDFIELSFRMESGKELPVFTRFEGPVTVRVIGAPPPTLGPDLTALLNRLRQEARIDISPTSGPNANITVEAVSRRTISKVLPQAACFVAPNVSSLDEYKKVRRTAQTNWSLLKTRSRVSIFIPNDASPQEVRDCLHEELAQALGPLNDLYRLPDSVFNDDNVHTVLTGFDMMILRAYYDPALRSGMTRGQVANALPGILARINPGGTSTKARFLTRTPRAWNAAVQGALGPGRSSGQRQDAAYSAIKIAQSLGWQDHRRAFAHYAMGRALQSGDAEAAHEQYKMSDLFYARTPGTDLHRAYVATQLGAYSVSKGQGAEALRLIAPHIDTARRRENAALLSTLLLLRAEALELENRAAEAQAVRLDSLGWARYGFGSDWAVRAKMREIASLNPLK from the coding sequence ATGAAGAAATACCTTTTGCTGCCCTTGATGCTGGCGATCAGCGCCTGCGTTCCGGCCTCGCATCCCGGTGTGGTGACCCGCGCCGCGATGGAACCCGCCTCAACCTCTTCTTTGCCCGCGATGAAACGGTTCACCGTGCATCAATCGCTGCCGGCACCGCGCTCCAACAACGACCTCAGCCTCGATTTTATCGAACTGTCGTTCCGCATGGAAAGCGGCAAGGAGCTCCCCGTTTTCACCCGTTTCGAAGGTCCGGTCACCGTGCGCGTCATCGGTGCACCGCCCCCGACCCTTGGCCCCGATCTGACCGCGCTGCTCAATCGCTTGCGGCAAGAGGCCCGGATCGACATCAGCCCCACCAGCGGCCCGAATGCCAATATCACCGTCGAAGCTGTCAGCCGTCGCACCATCAGCAAGGTGCTGCCCCAGGCCGCATGTTTTGTGGCCCCGAATGTCAGCAGCCTTGATGAATACAAGAAAGTCCGCCGCACCGCGCAGACCAACTGGTCCTTGCTGAAAACCCGCAGCCGCGTGTCGATCTTCATCCCCAATGACGCCAGCCCGCAAGAGGTCCGCGATTGTCTGCACGAAGAACTGGCCCAAGCGCTTGGCCCTCTCAACGATCTGTATCGCCTGCCGGATTCCGTCTTTAACGACGACAATGTGCATACGGTGCTGACCGGATTTGATATGATGATCCTGCGCGCCTATTATGATCCGGCGCTGCGGTCGGGCATGACACGAGGCCAGGTGGCAAACGCCCTGCCGGGTATTCTGGCACGGATCAATCCGGGCGGCACATCGACCAAAGCACGCTTCCTGACCCGTACCCCCCGCGCCTGGAATGCCGCTGTTCAGGGCGCGCTCGGGCCCGGACGCTCCAGCGGGCAACGCCAGGACGCGGCCTATAGCGCCATCAAGATCGCACAAAGCCTGGGCTGGCAGGATCACCGCCGCGCGTTTGCCCATTACGCCATGGGGCGCGCATTGCAATCAGGTGATGCTGAAGCCGCGCATGAACAATACAAGATGTCCGATCTCTTCTACGCCCGCACCCCCGGCACCGATCTGCACCGCGCCTATGTGGCGACGCAACTGGGGGCCTATTCAGTCTCCAAGGGTCAGGGTGCCGAAGCGCTACGTCTGATCGCGCCGCATATCGACACCGCACGCCGACGCGAGAACGCCGCCCTGCTCAGCACCCTGCTGTTGCTGCGTGCCGAAGCGCTCGAGCTTGAGAACCGCGCGGCCGAGGCACAGGCCGTCAGGCTGGACAGTTTGGGCTGGGCACGGTACGGATTTGGCTCTGACTGGGCTGTGCGGGCCAAAATGCGCGAGATCGCGTCGCTTAACCCGCTCAAATAA
- a CDS encoding MoxR family ATPase, with protein sequence MKFQGTQDYVATDDLTIAVNAAVTLERPLLVKGEPGTGKTELARQVSAALGLPMIEWNIKSTTRAQQGLYEYDAVSRLRDSQLGEERVHDVKNYIRKGKLWQAFEAEGKTVLLIDEIDKADIEFPNDLLQELDKMEFFVYETGETIKAENRPIVIITSNNEKELPDAFLRRCFFHYIQFPEMDTLRKIVEVHHPGIKESLLTTALTQFYEIREQQGLKKKPSTSEVLDWLKLLLAEDMDAADLKKDGKSALPKLHGALLKNEQDVHLFERLAFMARAQK encoded by the coding sequence ATGAAATTCCAAGGTACTCAAGATTACGTCGCCACAGATGACCTCACGATTGCGGTGAATGCGGCTGTGACGCTGGAACGACCTCTGCTTGTAAAAGGTGAGCCCGGCACAGGTAAAACGGAACTTGCCCGACAAGTGTCAGCCGCCCTTGGCCTGCCCATGATCGAATGGAACATCAAATCGACCACCCGTGCGCAACAGGGTCTGTACGAATATGACGCCGTCAGCCGCCTGCGCGACAGCCAGCTTGGCGAAGAGCGTGTGCATGATGTGAAAAACTACATCCGCAAGGGCAAGCTGTGGCAGGCGTTTGAGGCCGAAGGCAAAACCGTGTTGCTGATCGACGAGATCGACAAGGCTGACATCGAATTTCCCAACGACCTTTTGCAAGAGCTCGATAAGATGGAGTTCTTCGTCTACGAGACTGGCGAGACGATCAAAGCCGAAAACCGCCCCATCGTCATCATCACCTCGAACAATGAAAAAGAGCTGCCCGACGCCTTTTTGCGCCGCTGCTTCTTCCACTACATCCAGTTCCCCGAGATGGACACGCTGCGCAAGATCGTCGAGGTCCACCACCCCGGCATCAAGGAATCCCTGCTGACCACGGCGCTGACCCAATTCTACGAAATCCGCGAACAGCAAGGGCTGAAGAAAAAACCATCCACGTCGGAAGTGCTGGATTGGCTCAAGCTGTTGCTGGCCGAAGATATGGATGCCGCCGATCTGAAAAAAGACGGCAAGTCCGCCCTGCCAAAGTTGCACGGTGCGCTGCTGAAAAACGAACAAGACGTGCATCTGTTCGAACGGCTTGCTTTCATGGCACGCGCGCAAAAGTGA
- the dksA gene encoding RNA polymerase-binding protein DksA: MKQEVFLADGYTPAEDEPFMNDRQVEYFRRKLLNWKAELLAGSRDTIEGLQDGTRNIPDVNDRASEETDRALELRTRDRARKLVSKIDGALRRIDEGEFGYCSVTGEPISLKRLDARPIATMSLEAQERHERREKVHRDD, translated from the coding sequence ATGAAGCAGGAAGTTTTTTTGGCGGATGGTTATACACCTGCCGAAGACGAGCCGTTCATGAATGATCGGCAAGTCGAATACTTCAGACGCAAACTACTGAACTGGAAAGCCGAGCTGCTGGCAGGGAGCAGGGACACGATTGAGGGCTTGCAAGACGGGACACGCAACATCCCCGATGTGAACGATCGCGCCTCCGAAGAAACGGACCGCGCGCTGGAACTGCGCACACGGGACCGCGCCCGCAAGCTGGTCAGCAAGATCGACGGGGCGCTGCGCCGCATCGACGAGGGTGAATTCGGCTACTGCTCCGTCACCGGAGAGCCGATTTCGCTGAAGCGTCTGGATGCGCGACCAATCGCCACGATGAGCCTTGAGGCGCAAGAACGTCACGAGCGCCGCGAGAAAGTCCACCGCGACGATTGA
- a CDS encoding FAD-dependent monooxygenase, giving the protein MGISNAIVIGGGIGGLATAAALSRRGMAVTLLEQALAITEVGAGLQISPNGIAVLRAMGLDAKLTERAAVRGQAVVLQDYKAGARVARLDLMRGQGAYPYMFVHRADLVDILLGAAKRGNVTIELGAEVAEVTSGATPQLRLTDGSRRRAELIVDASGIHSRARAVLNGADQAKFTGQVAWRAVVGNDFNHPDEAHVTMGPGRHLVSYPLRGGRLVNLVAVEERDSWAAEGWNHADDPAHLRNAFADFGGRAAAMINAVEACTLWGLHLHPVAQTWHQGGVVLLGDAAHPTLPFLAQGANMALEDAWVLADSVLNHQGPQSLARYQSLRQPRVTRVVKAAAGNAARYHLRPGPLRSAAHLGLKLGSTLAPWAMVGAFNWLYHHDVTAPK; this is encoded by the coding sequence ATGGGCATCAGCAACGCAATTGTTATTGGTGGGGGTATCGGCGGCTTGGCCACTGCAGCGGCTTTGTCGCGCCGTGGCATGGCTGTCACGCTGCTGGAGCAGGCTCTGGCGATCACCGAGGTCGGTGCCGGCCTCCAGATCAGCCCCAACGGTATCGCGGTGTTGCGGGCCATGGGGCTCGACGCCAAGCTGACCGAACGCGCGGCGGTGCGCGGGCAGGCGGTGGTCTTGCAGGATTACAAGGCCGGGGCGCGGGTGGCGCGGTTGGACCTGATGCGCGGGCAGGGGGCATATCCCTATATGTTCGTGCACCGCGCCGATCTGGTGGACATCCTGCTGGGCGCGGCCAAAAGGGGCAATGTGACGATCGAACTTGGGGCCGAGGTGGCAGAGGTGACCTCCGGTGCCACACCGCAACTGCGCCTGACCGATGGGTCGCGCCGGCGGGCAGAGCTGATCGTTGATGCTAGCGGGATCCACAGCCGCGCGCGAGCGGTGTTGAATGGCGCGGATCAGGCAAAGTTCACCGGTCAGGTCGCGTGGCGCGCCGTTGTGGGCAATGATTTCAACCACCCCGACGAAGCCCATGTCACCATGGGGCCGGGCCGCCATCTGGTCAGCTACCCTTTGCGCGGCGGGCGGCTGGTCAATCTGGTCGCGGTAGAAGAGCGTGACAGTTGGGCCGCCGAAGGCTGGAACCATGCGGACGATCCGGCACACCTGCGAAATGCTTTTGCGGATTTTGGCGGGCGGGCTGCCGCGATGATCAATGCGGTTGAGGCCTGCACGCTTTGGGGGCTCCATCTGCATCCGGTTGCGCAGACGTGGCATCAGGGCGGGGTTGTCTTGCTGGGGGATGCCGCGCATCCGACTCTGCCGTTCCTAGCGCAGGGGGCCAATATGGCGCTTGAAGATGCATGGGTGCTGGCCGACAGCGTGCTGAACCACCAAGGCCCCCAATCGCTCGCCCGCTATCAAAGCCTGCGCCAACCCCGTGTTACCCGTGTCGTCAAAGCGGCGGCAGGCAATGCCGCGCGCTATCATTTGCGCCCCGGGCCTTTGCGGTCAGCCGCGCATCTGGGGCTAAAACTGGGCAGCACCCTTGCACCTTGGGCGATGGTCGGCGCGTTCAACTGGCTGTACCACCATGATGTGACCGCGCCGAAATAG
- a CDS encoding ornithine cyclodeaminase has protein sequence MTNLTPSDKALVPFVSVDNMMKLIHHIGIEPMLIGLGEYIEADFKRWELFDKTPRVASHSEQGVIELMPTSDGEVYGFKYVNGHPSNTAEGLQTVTAFGLLANVANGYPVLLSEMTMLTALRTAATSAVVARLLAPNGAHVMAMIGNGAQSEFQTLAMKAIAGIDEVRLYDIDKDATAKCAANLQGLGIKVVPCDTAEEAMLGAQIVTTCTADKQYATILTDNMVGSGIHINAIGGDCPGKTELAPAILHRAGIFVEYPEQTRIEGEIQQLEPDHPVTEIWQVLTGQAQGRTDDKQITLFDSVGFAIEDFSALRYVRDQIKATDLFDPLDLLADPEDPRDLFGMLQRAK, from the coding sequence ATGACCAATCTGACCCCCTCTGACAAGGCGCTGGTGCCCTTTGTTTCCGTCGACAATATGATGAAGCTGATCCACCACATCGGGATAGAACCCATGCTGATCGGGCTTGGGGAGTATATCGAGGCGGATTTCAAACGGTGGGAGCTGTTTGACAAGACCCCGCGCGTAGCCAGCCATTCGGAACAGGGCGTGATCGAGCTGATGCCGACCTCGGACGGCGAGGTCTACGGGTTCAAATACGTGAACGGCCACCCCTCGAACACGGCGGAGGGGTTGCAGACCGTGACCGCCTTTGGCCTGCTGGCGAATGTGGCCAACGGGTATCCGGTGTTGTTGTCCGAGATGACGATGCTGACGGCGCTGCGCACGGCGGCGACCTCTGCCGTGGTGGCGCGGTTGCTGGCCCCCAATGGCGCGCATGTGATGGCGATGATCGGAAACGGCGCGCAGTCCGAATTCCAGACCCTCGCGATGAAGGCCATCGCCGGCATCGACGAGGTGCGTCTGTACGACATCGACAAAGATGCCACCGCCAAATGCGCCGCCAACCTGCAAGGTCTGGGCATCAAGGTCGTGCCCTGCGACACCGCGGAAGAAGCGATGCTGGGCGCGCAAATCGTCACCACATGCACGGCGGACAAGCAATATGCCACCATCCTGACAGATAATATGGTCGGCAGCGGCATCCACATCAACGCCATCGGCGGCGACTGTCCGGGCAAGACCGAGCTTGCCCCCGCGATCCTGCACCGCGCAGGGATTTTTGTGGAATACCCCGAACAGACCCGGATCGAGGGCGAGATACAGCAGCTTGAACCGGATCATCCTGTGACCGAAATCTGGCAGGTGCTGACCGGTCAGGCGCAGGGCCGCACAGATGACAAGCAGATCACCCTGTTCGACAGTGTCGGCTTCGCGATCGAGGATTTCTCGGCGCTGCGCTATGTGCGCGACCAGATCAAGGCGACCGATCTTTTCGACCCGCTTGACCTGCTGGCCGACCCCGAAGATCCGCGGGATCTGTTCGGCATGTTGCAACGGGCCAAGTAA
- the rocF gene encoding arginase has translation MSGQNCILLGAPLDSGKRRLGCLMGPDAYRTAGLAGALTDLGHSVTDRGNVAPAPFTPGKHPKLHALEETIAWTHSLAEATQAALQDGTPIIMGGDHALASGTVLGAMRHAQALERPLFVLWLDAHSDFHTPESTDSGNLHGTPLGYVTGREGFDAFPDLPYPLPHDNIAIIGLRSVDAAERAALQETTIQRVDMREIDETGIATPLNTFLEKVAAANGMLHVSLDVDFLDPSVAPAVGTTVPGGATVREGHLVMEMLHDSGLMTSLDLVELNPFLDERGRTAQLMVDLAASAFGRRVFDRPTRAY, from the coding sequence ATGTCTGGACAAAACTGTATTCTTCTTGGGGCCCCGCTGGATAGCGGCAAGCGCCGGTTGGGCTGTCTGATGGGCCCCGATGCCTATCGCACCGCAGGATTGGCGGGCGCGCTGACCGACCTGGGCCATAGCGTCACAGACCGTGGCAATGTCGCGCCTGCGCCCTTCACGCCCGGAAAGCATCCGAAACTGCACGCGCTTGAGGAAACCATCGCCTGGACTCACAGTCTGGCCGAGGCCACCCAAGCCGCCTTGCAGGACGGCACTCCGATCATCATGGGCGGCGATCATGCGCTTGCCTCCGGCACCGTGTTGGGCGCGATGCGCCATGCGCAGGCACTAGAACGCCCCCTGTTTGTGCTGTGGCTGGACGCGCATAGCGATTTCCACACGCCCGAAAGCACCGACAGCGGCAACCTGCACGGCACGCCTTTGGGCTATGTGACAGGGCGCGAGGGCTTTGATGCCTTCCCCGATCTGCCCTACCCGCTGCCCCACGATAATATCGCCATCATCGGCCTGCGCTCTGTCGACGCGGCAGAGCGTGCGGCCCTGCAGGAAACCACTATCCAGCGCGTCGACATGCGCGAGATCGACGAGACGGGCATCGCCACGCCGCTGAACACCTTCCTCGAAAAGGTCGCTGCGGCGAACGGGATGCTGCATGTCTCGCTTGATGTGGATTTCCTTGATCCGTCCGTTGCCCCCGCGGTTGGCACGACCGTCCCCGGCGGTGCGACCGTGCGCGAAGGCCATCTGGTGATGGAAATGCTCCATGACAGCGGGCTGATGACTTCGCTTGATCTGGTAGAGCTAAACCCATTCTTGGATGAACGGGGCCGCACCGCGCAGCTGATGGTCGATCTGGCCGCCTCTGCCTTTGGCCGCCGCGTATTCGACCGTCCCACCCGCGCCTATTGA
- a CDS encoding Lrp/AsnC family transcriptional regulator, which produces MDTTDEAILAALRDDARASLSDLAAALRLSRTTVRARLARLQQSGEILGFTVVTRSDVRADPVRGLMMIEIEGRGADRITRTLAGMAALRAVHSTNGRWDVIVEIGTKTLEEFDEVLARIRKLDGVVASETSLLLKTRKAGQAAS; this is translated from the coding sequence ATGGACACAACGGACGAAGCAATTCTGGCAGCGCTGCGCGACGACGCGCGGGCGTCTCTGTCTGATCTGGCGGCGGCCTTGCGGCTGTCACGTACCACCGTGCGTGCGCGTCTCGCCCGTTTGCAACAAAGCGGAGAGATCCTGGGCTTTACCGTCGTGACGCGCTCGGACGTGCGGGCCGATCCGGTGCGCGGATTGATGATGATCGAGATCGAGGGCCGCGGCGCTGACCGCATCACCCGCACGCTGGCCGGTATGGCGGCGTTGCGTGCCGTGCATTCGACCAATGGCAGATGGGATGTGATCGTCGAGATCGGCACCAAAACGCTTGAGGAGTTCGACGAGGTTCTGGCCCGCATCCGCAAGCTAGACGGGGTGGTCGCGAGCGAGACGAGCCTTTTGCTCAAGACGCGAAAAGCAGGGCAGGCCGCCTCCTAG